Within the Cetobacterium sp. 8H genome, the region AGGAGCTACTAATGTTGGAAGATCTTTGGCTCCAAGAATTGCAGCAAGATTTAGAACAGGGCTAACTGCAGACTGTACAATATTAGACATGAAGGAAAATACAGACTTAATCCAGATAAGACCGGCTTTTGGTGGAAATATTATGGCTCAAATCATAACTCAAAATCATAGACCACAACTATGTACTGTTAGATATAAAATATTTTCAGCTCCTGAAAGACAGGAAATTCCTTCTGGAGGAATACATAAATTCTTAGTAAAAGAGGAATATTTAGATACAAAGATAAAAGTTCTAGAGGTCACAAAAAAAGAGGTTGAAGAGGATATTTCAGAAGCAGAAGTTATTGTTGCTGTAGGTAGAGCTTTAAAAAATGCTAAGGATATTGAAATTTTTCAAGAGCTAGCTAATTTATTAGATGGAAAATTAGCGTGTACTAGACCTATCATTGAAAATGGTACTTTAGGAGCTAAAAAGCAGATTGGATTGAGTGGCAGAACAGTAAAGCCAAAACTTATAATAGCTTGTGGAATTCAAGGAGCAGTACAATTTACAGCTGGTATGAATAGCTCAGATACAATAATTGCTATAAATAGTGATGAAAGTGCACCTATTTTTAATATAGCTCATTATGGAATTGTTGGAGATATGTATGAGATTATTCCTAAATTAATAGAGAATATAAAAAGTGGAAAATCAATTTACTAGAGGAGGAGCCATGTATAAAAAGGTAGATATCAAAGATTATGAAT harbors:
- a CDS encoding electron transfer flavoprotein subunit alpha/FixB family protein, producing MGRLIIHQSMIQENIIENLINICPFKAIERLGDSIDITSACKMCKICVKNSLGAISYEEDEIIEIDKSKWRGVLVYIDHLNGKIHPVSLELIGKAKELASKINHPVYALMIGDNIETSAQELRHYGIDDIFIYESKDLKHFVIEPYAAVFQDLIERIKPSSILVGATNVGRSLAPRIAARFRTGLTADCTILDMKENTDLIQIRPAFGGNIMAQIITQNHRPQLCTVRYKIFSAPERQEIPSGGIHKFLVKEEYLDTKIKVLEVTKKEVEEDISEAEVIVAVGRALKNAKDIEIFQELANLLDGKLACTRPIIENGTLGAKKQIGLSGRTVKPKLIIACGIQGAVQFTAGMNSSDTIIAINSDESAPIFNIAHYGIVGDMYEIIPKLIENIKSGKSIY